A section of the Aythya fuligula isolate bAytFul2 chromosome 9, bAytFul2.pri, whole genome shotgun sequence genome encodes:
- the GMNC gene encoding geminin coiled-coil domain-containing protein 1: MAAASAGPGLKLQLLERLPGPGRLCTPELGGQDEVWRGDQLSSQLYRNKQLQDTLLQKEEELARLHEENNNLRQYLNSALIKCLEEKAKKVLSCHGQKNSAILKSTKRRLKEDYCFTPQETPHASKARRNLFNEFTACEEQASPAVDSWVLQTLGLKDVDTIDESSANYSALSSDLGKDSYCLSPDEAIDYGHSEGAAAAYSYSHVPPDNSSVHPCSTDSTFLPQFPSAPCVLSPVPSVSSLPAYGLPYLTNDLSPNRTEVAFTTSLSPHRNVRTHTFHQGQAFVRREDDGGWRFTWVPNQAE, from the exons ATGGCGGCTGCCTCGGCCGGCCCGGGGCtgaagctgcagctcctggagcggctcccggggccgg GCCGGCTGTGCACCCCCGAGCTCGGTGGGCAGGACGAGGTGTGGCGGGGAGACCAGCTGTCCTCCCAGCTCTACAGGAACAAGCAG CTTCAAGATACTTTGcttcagaaggaagaggaacTTGCTAGgttacatgaagaaaataataacctCCGACAATACCTGAATTCTGCCCTGATTAAATGCTTAGAAGAAAAAGCCAAG aaagtgCTATCCTGCCATGGCCAAAAAAACTCTGCTATTCTCAAAAGTACCAAAAGGAGATTAAAAGAGGACTACTGCTTTACTCCTCAAGAAACTCCTCATGCTTCCAAAGCCAGAAGGAACCTCTTCAATGAATTCACTGCCTGTGAAGAGCAAGCCAGTCCTGCTGTGGACAGTTGGGTCTTGCAGACCTTAGGACTGAAAGATGTCGACACCATCGATGAATCTTCAGCTAACTACAGTGCCCTCTCCTCAGACCTCGGAAAAGATTCATACTGCCTGAGCCCTGATGAAGCAATAGACTATGGCCACAgcgaaggagcagcagcagcatataGCTACAGCCACGTGCCTCCAGATAACAGCAGCGTCCATCCATGCAGCACAGACTCTACCTTCCTTCCCCAGTTTCCTTCAGCACCCTGCGTCTTGTCACCAGTGCCAAGTgtttcctccctcccagcctACGGGTTGCCATATTTGACTAACGATTTGTCACCTAACAGAACAGAAGTGGCCTTCACAACATCTCTAAGCCCTCACCGCAATGTGAGAACACACACCTTCCACCAAGGGCAAGCTTTTGTGCGCAGAGAAGATGATGGAGGATGGAGATTCACCTGGGTGCCCAATCAGGCTGAATAA